A genomic window from Triticum urartu cultivar G1812 chromosome 7, Tu2.1, whole genome shotgun sequence includes:
- the LOC125520224 gene encoding uncharacterized protein LOC125520224 — translation MSTPSSPQEEAPISPEVEEAPSLAKVEEQPSSCPISPASATAEDLKISDEHTSSRPIFPVAATPEKIDDITELNIAEDFDNRPSKKAKISESGVLEPSPVSPTMKTSSPGSECFESIVPESDNQMNHDTLPSPPSPSSSTISHVSLLHDVKEPDSHKEIKVDETYDYLPQDYTLTDHDLCAHIAIESSFRKQLLVQIDGSSVLQHQLMCLLDEKEWVNDDVINAYICCIKDQIHLQNDNKVYFESPFVTSLFKRDGTIGIQEDSAFMTETVLEYMQHDMIKLPINANNTHWYLAVVNTKKM, via the exons ATGTCGACACCGAGTTCGCCGCAGGAAGAAGCGCCGATTTCGCCGGAGGTAGAAGAAGCGCCGAGTTTGGCGAAGGTAGAAGAACAGCCGTCGAGCTGTCCAATTTCGCCTGCGTCGGCTACAGCAGAA gaccttaagaTCAGCGATGAACATACGTCGAGCCGTCCAATATTTCCTGTGGCAGCAACACCAGAG AAAATAGATGACATCACTGAACTGAACATTGCAGAGGATTTTGATAACCGACCTTCCAAAAAGGCAAAAATTTCTGAATCAGGTGTTCTGGAACCATCACCTGTGTCACCAACTATGAAAACATCTTCTCCAGGTTCAGAGTGTTTTGAATCGATCGTGCCGGAATCAGATAATCAGATGAATCATGATACACTACCATCACCTCCATCCCCATCTAGCTCGACAATATCTCATGTTTCTCTATTGCATGATGTTAAGGAACCAGATTCACATAAAGAGATCAAAGTTGATGAGACATATGATTATCTCCCACAAG ACTATACATTGACCGACCATGATCTATGTGCTCATATAGCAATAGAATCATCTTTCAGAAAACAATTGCTGGTTCAGATAGATGGAAGTTCTGTCTTGCAACATCAATTGATGTGCCTGCTAGATGAAAAAGAGTGGGTAAATGATGAT GTGATCAATGCATATATATGTTGTATAAAGGACCAAATACATCTCCAGAATGATAATAAAGTATATTTTGAGAGTCCATTTGTTACCTCACTATTTAAACGAGATGGCACCATTGGAATACAAGAAGATAGTGCCTTCATGACAGAGACTGTCCTTGAATATATGCAGCATGACATG ATTAAACTTCCAATAAATGCCAATAACACACATTGGTATTTAGCTGTTGTGAATACAAAAAAAATGTGA